A genomic region of Geothrix edaphica contains the following coding sequences:
- a CDS encoding nuclear transport factor 2 family protein, whose product MKLAARLTALLVIALLAACQRSPISLPAPSDANAKVVVAFLTAYGRRDLDGMMRHLDEDAVFRGSGTPLSKPQIRAFFQATFRKHPNLRVEIGSVKVVQDTIQAAVKVETDVIWADTWIFEMRNHKIHAYSLASGRRQVTRVTSSG is encoded by the coding sequence ATGAAGCTCGCAGCCCGTCTCACAGCACTCCTCGTGATCGCGCTCCTGGCCGCGTGCCAGCGGTCGCCGATCTCTCTTCCCGCGCCCAGCGATGCGAATGCCAAGGTCGTCGTCGCCTTCCTCACTGCCTATGGCCGCCGGGATCTGGATGGGATGATGCGCCACCTGGACGAGGATGCCGTCTTCCGCGGCTCGGGCACCCCTCTGTCCAAGCCGCAGATCCGGGCCTTCTTCCAGGCCACCTTCCGGAAGCACCCGAACCTCCGCGTCGAAATCGGTTCCGTGAAGGTCGTCCAGGACACCATCCAGGCCGCCGTCAAAGTCGAAACCGACGTCATCTGGGCCGATACCTGGATCTTCGAGATGCGGAACCACAAGATCCACGCCTACTCGCTGGCCTCCGGCCGGCGCCAGGTCACCCGGGTCACTTCGTCAGGGTGA
- a CDS encoding NADH-quinone oxidoreductase subunit C has protein sequence MIIEHIDAQLPGAVTDRHAFRGDQTIVVAKENLLALVDLLYREGFQLLVDITAVDWPEREQRFDMVYHWLNLASQERLRVKVPVADGGTVPSLTGHFKTADWFEREVFDLFGIRFDGHPNMKRLLTWDDFPGHALRKDFPLDGGDPFCMEGCTAPYNNGERARD, from the coding sequence ATGATCATCGAGCACATCGACGCACAGCTGCCGGGCGCCGTCACCGACCGCCACGCCTTCCGGGGCGACCAGACCATCGTGGTGGCGAAGGAGAACCTCCTGGCCCTGGTGGACCTGCTCTACCGGGAAGGTTTCCAGCTCCTGGTGGACATCACGGCGGTGGACTGGCCCGAGCGTGAGCAGAGATTTGACATGGTCTACCACTGGCTCAACCTGGCCAGCCAGGAGCGCCTGCGCGTGAAGGTGCCCGTGGCCGATGGCGGGACCGTGCCCTCCCTGACGGGCCACTTCAAGACCGCCGACTGGTTCGAGCGCGAGGTCTTCGACCTCTTCGGCATCCGCTTCGATGGGCACCCGAACATGAAGCGCCTGCTCACCTGGGACGACTTCCCGGGGCACGCCCTGCGCAAGGACTTCCCACTCGATGGCGGGGACCCCTTCTGCATGGAGGGCTGCACGGCTCCCTACAACAACGGCGAACGGGCCAGGGACTGA
- a CDS encoding NADH-quinone oxidoreductase subunit B has product MAEMNINDAVVTTRLDAVVNWGRKNSLWPLPFGTACCAIEFMSMMASKYDMSRFGAEAMRFSPRQSDMMLILGTVTNKMAPVLRTIYAQMAEPKWVISVGVCASSGGMYRTYATLQGVDRVIPVDVYVPGCPPRPESMIYGVMKLQEKIEKESLSMRKEHIARFYESLARQDTLQAETGLTGQQTIRNMLMDAAERGAGTIF; this is encoded by the coding sequence ATGGCCGAGATGAACATCAACGACGCGGTGGTGACCACCCGCCTGGATGCGGTGGTCAACTGGGGCCGCAAGAACAGCCTCTGGCCGCTGCCCTTCGGCACCGCCTGCTGCGCCATCGAGTTCATGAGCATGATGGCGTCCAAGTACGACATGAGCCGGTTCGGCGCCGAGGCCATGCGCTTCAGCCCCCGGCAGAGTGACATGATGCTGATCCTGGGCACCGTCACCAACAAGATGGCGCCCGTGCTGCGCACCATCTACGCCCAGATGGCCGAGCCCAAGTGGGTGATCTCCGTGGGCGTCTGCGCGTCCTCGGGCGGCATGTACCGCACCTACGCCACCCTCCAGGGCGTGGACCGCGTGATCCCCGTGGACGTCTACGTCCCCGGCTGCCCGCCCCGGCCCGAGAGCATGATCTACGGTGTGATGAAGCTGCAGGAGAAGATCGAGAAGGAATCGCTCTCCATGCGCAAGGAGCACATCGCGCGCTTCTACGAAAGCCTGGCCCGGCAGGATACCCTCCAGGCGGAAACGGGCCTCACGGGCCAGCAGACCATCCGCAACATGCTGATGGATGCCGCGGAGCGCGGCGCAGGCACGATCTTCTAG
- a CDS encoding phosphopantetheine-binding protein codes for MSDLKLRVKEMIIERLKLEGMTPDQIEDQAPLFGDGLGLDSIDALELVLGIEQVFGVKIEDEAAGLKAFKSVQALTDFIAEHAKG; via the coding sequence ATGAGCGACCTCAAGCTGCGCGTCAAAGAGATGATCATCGAGCGCCTGAAGCTCGAAGGCATGACCCCCGACCAGATCGAGGACCAGGCCCCCCTCTTCGGGGATGGGCTGGGGCTCGATTCCATCGACGCCCTGGAGTTGGTGCTGGGCATCGAGCAGGTGTTCGGGGTGAAGATCGAGGACGAGGCGGCGGGCCTGAAGGCCTTCAAGTCCGTCCAGGCCCTCACGGACTTCATCGCCGAGCACGCCAAGGGCTGA
- a CDS encoding MarR family winged helix-turn-helix transcriptional regulator produces the protein MHIQEELQITKPLEPGHEVALALLLTREYVARLFDQALYEPEDLSDQQFNVLRILKGGGKDGYLVKDIRCRMIYRFADVPRLVNRLEARGLVKRCENPADRRGSRVQITAKGLALEARMHDRHQALSQQVDRCLSAEERDQLLAMLERLRDDYRAQLEALGK, from the coding sequence ATGCACATCCAGGAAGAACTCCAGATCACCAAGCCGCTCGAACCGGGCCATGAAGTGGCCCTGGCGCTCCTCCTGACCCGGGAGTATGTGGCCCGCCTCTTCGACCAGGCCCTCTACGAGCCGGAGGACCTCTCCGACCAGCAGTTCAACGTGCTGCGCATCCTCAAGGGCGGCGGCAAGGACGGCTACCTGGTGAAGGACATCCGCTGCCGGATGATCTACCGGTTCGCCGATGTGCCCCGCCTCGTGAACCGCCTGGAGGCCCGCGGCCTGGTGAAGCGCTGCGAGAACCCGGCCGACCGGCGGGGCAGCCGCGTGCAGATCACGGCCAAGGGCCTGGCCCTGGAAGCCCGCATGCACGACCGCCACCAGGCCCTCAGCCAGCAGGTGGACCGCTGCCTCAGCGCGGAGGAACGCGACCAACTCCTCGCCATGCTGGAGCGTCTGCGGGACGACTACCGGGCCCAGCTGGAGGCCCTGGGGAAGTAG
- the nuoE gene encoding complex I 24 kDa subunit family protein, which produces MNHPLPPDTANEPLAPGQRLPESERKEFSPEALAEIQAIMAKFPDKLAATLPALHIAQREFGFVSLAAMKAVAKAIGIPEGHVFGVATFYTMYQKAPVGKFHLQVCTNISCALRGAAQLLEKVCEKTGVKPGQGPSADGLWSVEEVECLAGCGSGPCVQVNHDVYDEFVDEKKLLDVMEACKRGDYRPWAR; this is translated from the coding sequence ATGAATCATCCCCTGCCTCCCGACACCGCGAACGAGCCCCTGGCCCCGGGCCAGCGGCTTCCGGAATCCGAGCGAAAGGAATTCAGCCCCGAGGCCCTGGCGGAGATCCAGGCCATCATGGCCAAGTTTCCTGACAAGCTCGCGGCCACGCTGCCGGCCCTGCACATCGCCCAGCGCGAGTTCGGCTTCGTGAGCCTCGCGGCCATGAAGGCCGTGGCCAAGGCCATCGGTATCCCCGAGGGCCACGTCTTCGGCGTCGCCACGTTCTACACGATGTACCAGAAGGCCCCGGTGGGTAAGTTCCACCTGCAGGTCTGCACCAACATCAGCTGCGCCCTGCGCGGCGCCGCCCAGCTGCTGGAGAAGGTCTGCGAGAAGACCGGCGTGAAACCCGGCCAGGGCCCCAGCGCCGACGGCCTGTGGAGCGTGGAGGAGGTCGAGTGCCTCGCCGGCTGCGGCAGCGGCCCCTGCGTGCAGGTGAACCACGACGTCTACGACGAGTTCGTGGACGAGAAGAAGCTCCTCGACGTGATGGAAGCCTGCAAGCGGGGCGACTACCGCCCCTGGGCAAGGTAG
- a CDS encoding YceI family protein produces the protein MRHPFRALLASLALAALPALAGEDTYKIDPVHSEVSFKVSHLLAKVSGRFTKFEGLIKVDTADMSKSSVDVTIDATSLTTDNEARDKHLKSPDFFDVAKFPVITFKSTAVKEVAKGKLEITGDFTLHGVTKRITFPITNAGTQPGMAPGTVIAGFIDGALTLNRNEFGIKTFPGVIGETVAVSLNAEAGKVAPAAKK, from the coding sequence ATGCGCCACCCCTTCCGTGCTCTGCTCGCGTCCCTCGCCCTTGCAGCCCTGCCCGCCCTGGCCGGCGAGGACACCTACAAGATCGACCCCGTCCACAGCGAAGTGAGCTTCAAGGTCAGCCACCTGCTGGCCAAGGTCAGCGGCCGCTTCACGAAGTTCGAGGGGCTCATCAAGGTCGACACTGCCGACATGAGCAAGTCCAGCGTGGACGTCACCATCGACGCCACCAGCCTCACCACCGACAACGAGGCCCGGGACAAGCACCTGAAGTCCCCCGACTTCTTCGACGTGGCGAAGTTCCCCGTCATCACCTTCAAGAGCACGGCCGTGAAGGAAGTGGCCAAGGGCAAGCTGGAGATCACCGGCGACTTCACCCTGCACGGCGTGACCAAGCGCATCACCTTCCCCATCACCAACGCGGGGACCCAGCCCGGCATGGCGCCCGGCACCGTGATCGCGGGCTTCATCGACGGCGCCCTCACCCTCAACCGCAATGAGTTCGGCATCAAGACCTTCCCCGGCGTCATCGGCGAGACCGTGGCCGTCAGCCTGAACGCCGAGGCCGGCAAGGTCGCCCCCGCCGCCAAGAAGTAA
- a CDS encoding metallophosphoesterase yields the protein MRILWIFLFTAFLQAQDAFLVKPYLQLGNAPKAAARERLELMWHTEDRDAAWAVEVRAARGWTAQAAPAYRRLDAPPLPAHRIYRASLRDLAPGARTPYRVKLNGTVVFEAEARTRRRGSHRMIVFGDAADGSKEQAAIAKAVAAQQPDAVFITGDLVYPRGRASEYRTRFFPVYNSEATPLMRSVPFLGVPGNHDVPWDLQRWPDTLAYFACWSLPLNGPALKPGEPNAAPAVAGVHEAMVAASGPAYPRMASYSFDYGKVHWTVLDSNIYTDWGSPALRAWLEADLKAARGAEWRIVALHHPLFQSSRSHMDDQWMRPLSPLLEQYGVDLVLAGHVHNYQRTAPLRFKPAKVGPRGKPVAGTFIVDETFDGKTATRAKGILHIVTGAGGAELYDPWQTDARASWQPWTRAFVSDKHSFTVLDVEAKSLKLRQLDAEGRELDAVTLTK from the coding sequence ATGCGCATCCTTTGGATCTTCCTCTTCACCGCATTCCTTCAAGCCCAGGACGCCTTCCTGGTGAAGCCCTACCTCCAGCTGGGGAATGCACCGAAAGCGGCTGCCCGGGAGCGCCTGGAGCTGATGTGGCATACAGAGGATCGGGACGCCGCGTGGGCCGTGGAGGTGAGGGCCGCGCGGGGCTGGACCGCGCAGGCCGCTCCGGCCTACAGGCGCCTGGACGCACCGCCCCTTCCCGCGCATCGCATCTACCGCGCCAGCCTGCGGGACCTGGCGCCCGGCGCCCGCACCCCCTACCGCGTGAAGCTGAATGGGACGGTGGTGTTCGAGGCGGAGGCGCGGACACGCAGGCGGGGCTCCCACCGGATGATCGTGTTCGGGGACGCGGCGGACGGATCGAAGGAACAGGCCGCCATCGCCAAGGCCGTGGCGGCCCAGCAACCCGATGCGGTCTTCATCACCGGGGATCTGGTCTACCCCAGGGGGCGCGCCTCGGAATACCGCACGCGTTTCTTCCCCGTCTACAACAGCGAGGCCACGCCTCTGATGCGGTCCGTGCCCTTTCTGGGCGTGCCCGGCAACCATGACGTGCCCTGGGACCTCCAGCGCTGGCCCGATACGCTGGCCTACTTCGCCTGCTGGTCCCTGCCGCTGAACGGACCGGCCCTGAAGCCGGGCGAGCCGAACGCCGCCCCGGCCGTGGCCGGGGTGCACGAGGCCATGGTGGCGGCTTCGGGCCCGGCCTATCCCCGCATGGCCAGCTACAGCTTCGACTACGGCAAGGTGCACTGGACGGTGCTGGATTCCAACATCTACACGGACTGGGGAAGCCCCGCGCTGAGAGCCTGGCTGGAGGCCGATTTGAAGGCCGCCCGGGGCGCCGAGTGGCGCATCGTGGCCCTGCATCATCCCCTGTTCCAGAGTTCGCGCAGCCACATGGACGATCAGTGGATGCGCCCCCTCAGCCCGCTCCTCGAACAGTACGGGGTGGATCTGGTGCTGGCGGGTCACGTCCACAACTACCAGCGCACCGCGCCCCTCCGCTTCAAACCTGCCAAGGTCGGGCCCCGCGGCAAGCCGGTCGCCGGCACCTTCATCGTGGACGAGACCTTCGACGGCAAGACCGCCACGCGTGCGAAGGGCATCCTCCACATCGTGACGGGCGCCGGTGGCGCCGAGCTCTACGACCCCTGGCAGACGGACGCCAGGGCCAGCTGGCAGCCCTGGACCCGAGCCTTCGTCTCCGACAAGCACTCTTTCACGGTGCTGGATGTGGAAGCGAAATCCTTGAAGCTGCGCCAGCTCGATGCCGAGGGACGCGAGCTGGATGCCGTCACCCTGACGAAGTGA
- the fabZ gene encoding 3-hydroxyacyl-ACP dehydratase FabZ, which produces MTDIPAHLPHRYPFLLVDRVLEREPGVRVVAEKLVTNGEPYLQGHFEGRPLVPGVLLLEMLAQAGGFLEAGTLHGVAIFLAGVRDARFLAPAFPGDRLRLEVASEGAFAGLMKLKGAVSCDGRELCTATLLVKRL; this is translated from the coding sequence ATGACGGACATTCCGGCCCACCTGCCGCACCGCTACCCGTTCCTCCTGGTGGACCGGGTGCTGGAGCGCGAGCCGGGCGTGCGCGTGGTGGCGGAGAAGCTCGTCACGAACGGCGAGCCCTACCTCCAGGGCCACTTCGAGGGCCGCCCGCTGGTGCCGGGCGTTCTGCTGCTGGAGATGCTGGCCCAGGCCGGCGGCTTCCTGGAGGCCGGAACCCTCCACGGGGTCGCCATCTTCCTGGCCGGCGTGCGGGACGCCCGCTTCCTGGCCCCGGCCTTCCCCGGCGACCGCCTGCGGCTGGAGGTGGCCTCCGAGGGCGCCTTCGCGGGCCTGATGAAGCTGAAGGGCGCCGTGTCCTGCGACGGCCGCGAGCTCTGCACCGCCACCCTGCTGGTGAAGCGCCTATGA
- a CDS encoding NADH-quinone oxidoreductase subunit A codes for MAHPASPFLPILILLLVAAVTAIAILVLSGKVLPLLKPNNPQEAKLRPYECGVPAQQEGARHKYSVKFYLTAMLFILFDVEAAFLLPWAVNFKHALWTFAAMLSFMATLLVGFIYAWGKGAFEWEH; via the coding sequence ATGGCCCATCCCGCATCGCCTTTCCTGCCGATCCTGATCCTGCTGCTGGTCGCCGCCGTGACGGCCATCGCCATCCTGGTGCTGTCCGGCAAGGTGCTGCCCCTGCTCAAGCCCAACAACCCGCAGGAGGCCAAGCTGAGGCCCTACGAATGCGGTGTGCCGGCCCAGCAGGAGGGCGCGCGGCACAAGTACTCCGTGAAGTTCTACCTCACGGCCATGCTCTTCATCCTGTTCGACGTGGAAGCCGCGTTCCTGCTGCCCTGGGCCGTGAACTTCAAGCATGCCCTCTGGACCTTCGCCGCCATGCTGAGCTTCATGGCCACCCTGCTCGTGGGCTTCATCTACGCCTGGGGCAAGGGCGCCTTCGAGTGGGAGCACTGA
- a CDS encoding beta-ketoacyl-[acyl-carrier-protein] synthase family protein, translated as MNRVVVTGLGLVSSLALGREDTWAAMLAGRDGLGPLTRLDLPAEPAQIAGQVPLGPLRHQTLCGRMALLALEEALDGFQPGGDATRIGVFQGAGTSGLPVAEAYLMDRLAGRRGHAAEPAYQGPCTVTDALAHRLGAEGPRSTLMNACSSSLLALGQAWERLAAGELDLAVAGGAESLCRTTYAGFSCLKAVDPGKCRPFSRDRAGLNLGEGAAQLLLEPLDRALARGATIYAEVLGYGASMDAHHPTAPHPEGEGAARAMTMALRTGRTEAAEVDLVSAHGTATPANDGAECLAIRRALGPAADRVSVTSTKSQFGHTLGAAGAIGAAAAVLALRDQTVSPTLRLEEPDPACDLDCTPLAAKERTIRAALVNAFAFGGNNVSLALRRWEGA; from the coding sequence ATGAATCGCGTCGTCGTGACGGGCCTCGGCCTCGTGAGCTCGCTGGCCCTGGGCCGCGAGGACACCTGGGCCGCCATGCTCGCGGGGCGCGACGGCCTGGGGCCCCTCACCCGGCTGGACCTGCCGGCGGAGCCCGCCCAGATCGCGGGCCAGGTGCCCCTGGGACCCCTGCGGCATCAGACCCTCTGCGGGCGCATGGCCCTCCTGGCCCTGGAGGAGGCCCTGGACGGCTTCCAGCCGGGGGGGGATGCGACCCGCATCGGAGTCTTCCAGGGCGCGGGCACCAGTGGCCTGCCCGTGGCGGAGGCGTACCTGATGGACCGCCTGGCGGGGCGGCGGGGCCACGCTGCCGAGCCCGCCTACCAGGGCCCCTGCACCGTCACCGACGCCCTGGCCCATCGCCTGGGCGCCGAAGGGCCCCGGAGCACCCTCATGAACGCCTGCTCGTCGAGCCTCCTGGCCCTGGGCCAGGCCTGGGAGCGCTTGGCCGCCGGGGAGCTGGATCTGGCGGTGGCCGGCGGCGCCGAGAGCCTCTGCCGGACCACCTACGCGGGCTTCTCCTGCCTGAAGGCCGTGGATCCGGGCAAGTGCCGCCCCTTCAGCCGGGACCGGGCGGGCCTCAACCTGGGCGAGGGGGCCGCGCAGCTGCTGCTGGAACCCCTCGACCGCGCCCTCGCCCGGGGCGCCACCATCTATGCGGAGGTGCTGGGCTACGGGGCCAGCATGGACGCCCACCATCCCACCGCCCCCCATCCCGAAGGCGAGGGCGCCGCCCGGGCCATGACCATGGCTTTGCGCACGGGGCGGACCGAGGCCGCGGAGGTGGATCTCGTCTCCGCCCACGGCACCGCCACCCCCGCCAACGACGGCGCCGAGTGCCTGGCCATCCGCAGGGCCCTGGGCCCGGCGGCCGACAGGGTGTCCGTCACCAGCACCAAGAGCCAGTTCGGCCACACCCTGGGCGCCGCTGGCGCCATCGGGGCCGCCGCTGCCGTGCTGGCCCTGCGGGACCAGACCGTGAGTCCCACCCTGCGCCTGGAGGAACCGGACCCCGCCTGCGACCTGGACTGCACGCCGCTGGCGGCGAAGGAGCGCACAATCCGCGCCGCCCTGGTGAATGCGTTCGCCTTCGGCGGCAACAACGTGTCGCTGGCCCTCCGCCGCTGGGAGGGGGCATGA
- the argF gene encoding ornithine carbamoyltransferase: MAVNLKGRSFLTLMDFTPLEVRYLLDLSRDLKAKKRMGVFNYLLKGKNIVLLFEKTSTRTRCAFEVGALEEGAHVTFLDSASSQVGKKESIEDSAKVLGRFYDGIEYRGYKQEVVEALAKHSGVPVWNGLTDTDHPTQILADFLTIEEHVAKPLHKVKLVFCGDIRNNMSYALMYGAAKTGMHMVALGPKELAPDPAVLAAARKAAEETGATIEVTDDVDAAVKGADVLYTDVWASMGEEDQIPQRVKLLTPFKVTMEMIQKTGNADVKFLHCLPAFHDFETKLAKEQKALGHDIREVTDEVFRSRHSVVFDEAENRMHTIKAVMVATIG, translated from the coding sequence ATGGCCGTCAACCTCAAGGGACGCAGCTTTCTCACGCTGATGGACTTCACCCCGCTGGAGGTGCGTTACCTCCTGGACCTCTCGCGTGACCTCAAGGCCAAGAAGCGCATGGGCGTGTTCAACTACCTGCTCAAGGGCAAGAACATCGTCCTCCTCTTCGAGAAGACCAGCACCCGCACCCGCTGCGCCTTCGAGGTCGGGGCCCTGGAAGAGGGCGCCCACGTCACCTTCCTGGACAGCGCCAGCTCCCAGGTGGGCAAGAAGGAATCCATTGAGGACAGCGCCAAGGTGCTGGGCCGCTTCTACGACGGCATCGAGTACCGCGGCTACAAGCAGGAAGTGGTCGAGGCCCTGGCCAAGCACAGCGGCGTGCCCGTGTGGAACGGCCTCACGGACACCGACCACCCCACGCAGATCCTCGCGGACTTCCTCACCATCGAGGAGCACGTGGCCAAGCCCCTGCACAAGGTGAAGCTCGTCTTCTGCGGCGACATCCGCAACAACATGAGCTACGCCCTGATGTACGGCGCCGCCAAGACCGGCATGCACATGGTGGCCCTGGGGCCAAAGGAGCTCGCCCCCGATCCGGCCGTGCTGGCCGCCGCCCGCAAGGCTGCCGAGGAGACCGGCGCCACCATCGAGGTGACGGATGACGTGGACGCCGCCGTGAAGGGCGCCGACGTGCTCTACACGGATGTGTGGGCCAGCATGGGCGAGGAGGACCAGATCCCCCAGCGCGTGAAGCTGCTCACCCCCTTCAAGGTCACCATGGAGATGATCCAGAAGACCGGCAACGCGGATGTGAAGTTCCTCCACTGCCTGCCCGCCTTCCACGACTTCGAGACCAAGCTCGCCAAGGAGCAGAAGGCCCTGGGCCACGACATCCGGGAGGTCACGGATGAGGTCTTCCGCAGCCGCCACAGCGTGGTCTTCGACGAAGCCGAGAACCGCATGCACACCATCAAGGCCGTCATGGTGGCGACCATCGGATAG
- the nuoF gene encoding NADH-quinone oxidoreductase subunit NuoF: MAAIRTKPDPQIYTFPGFGTDKFPNLMLRGAGDLDNWHLKVYEQKHEGYVAMKAALKLEPTAVVDEMKASGIRGRGGAGFPCGLKWSFMPKDTPERKFTRYLVCNGDEGEPGTFKDRAILEYNPHQLIEGMIIGGWAMQCKLGFVYIRGEFLWLIEKLEAALQQARDAGYLGKNILGTGWDYDILVYRGAGAYICGEETALLNSLEGRRGEPRVKPPFPAAKGAFGQPTTVNNVETLAAVPPILRMGGAEYAKLGTPKNTGTRIFGVSGHVKRPGLFELPLGTPMDFVVNELAGGSSTGRKLKAIIPGGASAPMFDEKDFDCPLDFDTVKARGSMAGSGGLICMDEDTCMVQATLRLIRFYAHESCGQCTPCREGCNWMEMVLYRIEHGEGRMEDLDLLASLTPRIGLRTLCPLGDAACGPMDSALQKFRHEFEHHITHKTCYATGSRLLSGVGAH; this comes from the coding sequence ATGGCCGCCATTCGCACCAAGCCCGATCCCCAGATCTACACCTTCCCCGGCTTCGGCACGGACAAGTTCCCGAATCTGATGCTCCGCGGCGCGGGAGACCTCGATAACTGGCACCTCAAGGTCTACGAGCAGAAGCACGAGGGCTATGTGGCCATGAAGGCCGCGCTGAAGCTGGAACCCACGGCTGTCGTCGATGAGATGAAGGCCTCCGGCATCCGCGGTCGGGGCGGCGCGGGCTTTCCCTGCGGCCTGAAGTGGTCCTTCATGCCCAAGGACACGCCCGAGCGGAAGTTCACCCGCTACCTGGTCTGCAACGGTGACGAGGGCGAGCCCGGCACCTTCAAGGACCGCGCCATCCTCGAGTACAACCCCCACCAGCTCATCGAGGGCATGATCATCGGCGGCTGGGCCATGCAGTGCAAGCTGGGCTTCGTCTACATCCGCGGGGAGTTCCTCTGGCTCATCGAGAAGCTCGAAGCCGCCCTCCAGCAGGCCCGCGACGCCGGCTACCTCGGCAAGAACATCCTGGGCACCGGCTGGGACTACGACATCCTCGTCTACCGCGGCGCCGGTGCCTACATCTGCGGCGAGGAGACGGCCCTGCTGAACTCGCTGGAGGGCCGCCGCGGCGAGCCCCGCGTGAAGCCGCCCTTCCCGGCGGCCAAGGGCGCCTTCGGCCAGCCCACCACCGTGAACAACGTGGAGACGCTCGCGGCCGTGCCCCCCATCCTCCGCATGGGCGGCGCTGAGTACGCCAAGCTGGGCACCCCCAAGAACACGGGCACCCGCATCTTCGGCGTCAGCGGCCACGTGAAGCGCCCCGGCCTCTTCGAGCTGCCCCTGGGCACGCCCATGGACTTCGTGGTGAACGAGCTGGCGGGCGGCTCCAGCACCGGCAGGAAGCTCAAGGCCATCATCCCCGGCGGCGCCAGCGCCCCCATGTTCGACGAGAAGGACTTCGACTGCCCGCTGGACTTCGACACCGTGAAGGCTCGCGGCTCCATGGCCGGTTCCGGAGGCCTCATCTGCATGGACGAAGACACCTGCATGGTGCAGGCGACGCTCCGCCTGATCCGCTTCTACGCCCACGAGAGCTGCGGCCAGTGCACGCCCTGCCGCGAAGGCTGCAACTGGATGGAGATGGTGCTCTACCGCATCGAGCACGGCGAGGGCCGCATGGAGGACCTGGACCTGCTGGCCAGCCTCACGCCCCGCATCGGCCTGCGGACGCTGTGCCCCCTGGGCGATGCCGCCTGCGGCCCCATGGACTCGGCCCTCCAGAAATTCCGGCACGAGTTCGAGCATCACATCACCCACAAGACCTGCTACGCCACGGGCTCGCGGCTGCTCTCCGGGGTCGGGGCGCACTAG
- the nuoD gene encoding NADH dehydrogenase (quinone) subunit D → MIVNLGPSHPTTHGTLRIILALEGETILKATPEMGYLHRGVEKLGENLSYQQFIPLTDRLNYCSSIMNNVGYTCAVEKLLGIEIPKRAQQIRVLVSELARIADHIVCVGVNAVDIGAFTAFLYLFRQRETVYDLFEMAAGQRLHTSFTRIGGLFRDIPEGFVPLCERFLVECEASVDECERLLTHNPIWHDRTKGIGAISPEDAVNWGYTGPCLRAAGVPQDLRKAQPYLGYETYDFDIPVGTTGDVFDRYLVRMEEMRQSLRIIRQVLDRLEPGPVNVDDPKIALPSKEKVYTRMESLIHHFKLIMHGMEMPVGEVYSATEAANGELGFYIVSDGGKNPYRIRVRPPCLPIFSSFHDQVKGCLIADAVAVLGAMNIIAGELDR, encoded by the coding sequence ATGATCGTCAACCTGGGGCCCTCGCACCCCACCACCCACGGCACCCTGCGCATCATCCTCGCGCTCGAGGGCGAGACCATCCTCAAGGCCACCCCGGAGATGGGCTACCTCCACCGCGGCGTGGAGAAGCTGGGCGAGAACCTCAGCTACCAGCAGTTCATCCCCCTCACGGACCGCCTCAACTACTGCAGCTCCATCATGAACAACGTGGGCTACACCTGCGCCGTGGAGAAGCTGCTGGGCATCGAGATCCCCAAGCGGGCCCAGCAGATCCGCGTGCTGGTCTCCGAGCTCGCCCGCATCGCGGACCACATCGTGTGCGTGGGCGTGAACGCCGTGGATATCGGCGCCTTCACCGCCTTCCTCTACCTCTTCCGGCAGCGCGAGACGGTCTACGACCTCTTCGAGATGGCGGCCGGCCAGCGCCTGCACACCAGCTTTACCCGCATCGGCGGGCTCTTCCGGGACATCCCCGAGGGTTTCGTGCCCCTCTGCGAGCGCTTCCTGGTGGAGTGCGAGGCCTCCGTGGACGAGTGCGAGCGTCTGCTCACCCACAACCCCATCTGGCATGACCGCACCAAGGGCATCGGCGCCATCAGCCCGGAGGACGCCGTGAACTGGGGCTATACCGGCCCCTGCCTCCGCGCCGCCGGCGTGCCCCAGGATCTCCGCAAGGCCCAGCCCTACCTGGGCTACGAGACCTACGACTTCGACATCCCCGTGGGCACCACCGGCGACGTGTTCGACCGCTACCTGGTCCGCATGGAGGAGATGCGCCAGAGCTTGCGCATCATCCGCCAGGTGCTGGACCGCCTCGAGCCCGGACCCGTGAACGTGGACGATCCGAAGATTGCCCTGCCCTCCAAGGAGAAGGTCTACACCCGGATGGAGAGCCTCATCCACCACTTCAAGCTCATCATGCACGGCATGGAGATGCCCGTGGGCGAGGTCTACAGCGCCACCGAGGCCGCCAACGGCGAACTGGGCTTCTACATCGTCAGCGATGGCGGCAAGAACCCCTACCGCATCCGGGTCCGCCCCCCCTGCCTCCCCATCTTCAGCAGCTTCCACGACCAGGTGAAGGGCTGCCTCATCGCCGATGCCGTCGCCGTCCTCGGCGCGATGAACATCATTGCGGGTGAGCTCGACCGCTGA